Proteins from one Oceanivirga salmonicida genomic window:
- a CDS encoding Gfo/Idh/MocA family protein, giving the protein MEKIKVAVIGCGNVAKGHINALNIIDTVEKILIYDLDTEKVKEIKKYSDKILVSESFDDLIKKSDCMIVCTPNNTHLSIIEKATLIKDIPILCEKPLATNFEDALKIKTITNNYSAIAFNCRFNPILNYIVKEILKNEEIIFIEIKFIKNSALVKKEYRWRDDNTQGLSSGSFGDLSSHLIDFIEYISKGKITLENSRLKFGTRIKAKGNKKVFVDDNSFFFGITDNNIGFNIYSSKSETDANKLEFSLKIETTNKQIYYSTKNNDLIKIKYDNSLDEKNIIFQEKEVIPTPEKEIKYWSDSFYYQDLTWLKSILNIKSENLATMEQGTHIQEIITKKIKEKH; this is encoded by the coding sequence ATGGAAAAAATAAAAGTTGCTGTTATAGGTTGTGGAAATGTTGCAAAAGGACATATCAATGCCCTTAATATTATTGATACTGTAGAAAAAATTTTAATTTATGATTTAGATACTGAAAAAGTCAAAGAGATTAAAAAGTATTCAGATAAAATTTTAGTTTCTGAAAGCTTTGATGATTTAATTAAAAAATCTGATTGTATGATTGTTTGTACTCCAAATAATACACATTTAAGTATTATTGAAAAAGCAACATTAATAAAAGATATTCCTATACTTTGCGAAAAACCATTAGCAACAAATTTTGAAGATGCATTAAAAATTAAGACTATAACAAATAATTATTCTGCTATTGCTTTTAATTGCAGATTTAACCCTATATTAAATTATATAGTTAAAGAAATATTGAAAAATGAAGAAATTATTTTCATTGAAATTAAATTTATTAAAAATAGTGCATTAGTAAAAAAAGAATATAGATGGAGAGATGATAATACACAAGGTTTAAGTAGTGGTTCTTTTGGTGATTTATCTAGTCATTTAATTGATTTTATAGAATATATATCAAAAGGAAAGATTACCCTTGAAAATAGCAGATTAAAATTTGGAACAAGAATTAAAGCAAAGGGTAATAAAAAAGTATTTGTTGATGATAATTCTTTTTTCTTTGGTATTACTGACAATAATATAGGATTTAATATTTATTCAAGTAAATCTGAAACTGATGCTAACAAATTAGAATTTAGTTTAAAAATAGAAACAACTAACAAACAAATATATTATTCTACTAAAAACAATGATTTAATCAAAATAAAATATGATAATTCATTAGATGAAAAAAATATTATTTTTCAAGAAAAAGAAGTAATACCTACTCCTGAAAAAGAAATTAAATATTGGTCAGATTCTTTTTATTATCAAGATTTGACTTGGTTAAAATCGATTTTAAATATTAAAAGTGAAAATTTAGCAACTATGGAGCAAGGAACACATATACAGGAAATAATAACTAAAAAAATAAAAGAGAAACATTAA